In Acidimicrobiia bacterium, the genomic window GGTGATCCCTCTCGGCCGGTTGCGGCGACGCTGCCGTGGGGCTCCGCCACGACGACCCCACTTGTTGACGCTTCGCACTAGAAGCGCACCGAACTCAAGTAATGCTTGCGCGGAACGCGATTCCGGACGTTCGTACTCCCCGCCGTTCGCCTGGCATTGCTCGTTCGTGATCGATGTCATGTGATCGGGGCGGATGTCGGAGTCGCAGGCGGATCCCTCAGCGTCCGATCAACGCAAACCCGATGTGACTGTGTTGATGATCAACGCCGTTCGGATGTCAAGTGATCTTCCGGGTCATCAGATAACAGGCCCAGGACGGCTGAATGCGCATTCCGGTGGATCCATTCGCGATTCGCTCGACATCAAACGACGGGCCGAATGTCTGCTCGATCTCGCCGGGACGCACCGATCCTGTACCGCCGAAGACGAGTCGTGTCAGCGGCGCCCACCTCCCCGGCGGATGTTCGAAACACCACAGCAGAAGCCGGGTACCCGGTCGACTGACCCGGAGGATCTCCGCATAGCAGGCCGGGCGGTTCTCCTCGGGCAGATCATCGAACGTCCCGTAGTCGACGATCAGGTCAAACGGCCCTTCGACCTCGGGCATGGAGGTGACGTCGGCTACCCGGAAGTCGACCGCAACCCCTCGACCGGCCGCATTCAACCGAGCCCTGGCCACAGCCGAGTCGGCGTAGTCGACCCCGACGACC contains:
- a CDS encoding class I SAM-dependent methyltransferase; translated protein: MAFGMRWLYRAWYRWGTPPWVIGPREELVSLVDAGDVPPGSALDLGCGVGDNSVFLAARGFEVVGVDYADSAVARARLNAAGRGVAVDFRVADVTSMPEVEGPFDLIVDYGTFDDLPEENRPACYAEILRVSRPGTRLLLWCFEHPPGRWAPLTRLVFGGTGSVRPGEIEQTFGPSFDVERIANGSTGMRIQPSWACYLMTRKIT